In Populus nigra chromosome 10, ddPopNigr1.1, whole genome shotgun sequence, the following proteins share a genomic window:
- the LOC133705900 gene encoding serine carboxypeptidase-like 50 yields the protein MESTTVIFLFLLFLHHPSATSSTPTSIFPNEALPTKSGYIPVKPKTNSAIFYTFYEAQKPTSPLSQTPLLIWLQGGPGCSSMTGNFLELGPYRVVDSQDNDHPALQPNLGSWNRIFGLIFIDNPIGTGFSIASSPEEIPRDQHTVAEHLFAAISEFIKLDPVFKTRPIYITGESYAGKYVPAIGYYILKKNTKLPVAKQVNLKGVAIGNGLTDPVTQVKTHALNAYFSGLINERQKGELEEAQREAVKLVRMGNWSEATDARSRVLNLLQNMTGLATLYDFTRKVPYETELVTKLMQLAEVKVALKANESIVFEDCSDTVGEALHADVMKSVKYMVEFLVKKSNVLLYQGHFDLRDGVVSTEAWVKTMKWEGIGKYLMAERKVWKVNGVLAGYVQKWKSFSNAVVLGAGHLVPTDQAVNSQAMIEDWVLERGVFANVEGEDSVSDFRGAL from the coding sequence ATGGAGTCAACAACAGtcatcttcctcttcctcctctttcTCCACCATCCTTCAGCTACATCATCAACACCCACCTCTATTTTCCCAAACGAAGCTCTCCCCAcaaaatcaggttatatccctGTCAAACCCAAAACCAACTCAGCTATTTTCTACACGTTTTACGAGGCTCAAAAACCGACTTCACCTCTTTCCCAAACCCCACTTCTCATCTGGCTCCAAGGTGGCCCTGGCTGCTCCTCCATGACTGGAAACTTCCTTGAACTTGGCCCTTATCGCGTTGTCGATTCGCAAGACAACGACCACCCTGCTCTTCAGCCTAATTTAGGCTCCTGGAACCGTATTTTTGGCCTCATTTTCATCGATAACCCAATAGGAACCGGATTTAGTATCGCTTCGAGCCCTGAAGAGATACCAAGAGATCAACACACTGTTGCTGAGCATCTCTTCGCCGCCATCTCTGAGTTTATTAAACTAGACCCAGTGTTCAAGACTCGGCCGATTTATATAACCGGAGAGAGTTATGCAGGAAAGTATGTTCCTGCAATTGGGTATTACATTTTGAAGAAGAATACGAAGCTGCCTGTGGCGAAACAAGTGAATCTGAAAGGTGTTGCTATAGGTAATGGGTTAACGGATCCGGTGACACAAGTCAAAACTCATGCCCTGAATGCTTACTTTTCTGGATTGATCAATGAGAGACAAAAGGGTGAACTGGAAGAAGCTCAAAGGGAGGCAGTTAAGTTGGTTAGAATGGGAAATTGGAGTGAGGCAACGGATGCAAGAAGTAGGGTCTTGAATTTGTTGCAAAACATGACAGGACTAGCCACTCTGTATGACTTCACTAGAAAAGTGCCTTACGAAACAGAATTGGTAACTAAATTGATGCAACTAGCCGAAGTGAAGGTTGCATTGAAGGCAAATGAATCTATAGTTTTTGAGGATTGTAGTGACACGGTGGGGGAAGCATTGCACGCAGATGTAATGAAGAGCGTTAAGTATATGGTGGAATTCTTGGTTAAGAAGAGTAACGTGTTGTTGTATCAAGGGCATTTTGATTTGAGAGATGGAGTGGTTTCAACAGAGGCTTGGGTCAAGACAATGAAATGGGAAGGGATAGGGAAGTACTTGATGGCTGAGAGGAAGGTGTGGAAAGTAAATGGTGTGCTTGCTGGGTATGTGCAGAAGTGGAAGAGTTTTAGCAATGCTGTGGTGTTAGGGGCTGGGCATCTTGTGCCTACTGACCAAGCAGTGAATTCTCAGGCTATGATAGAGGATTGGGTCCTGGAAAGGGGGGTCTTTGCTAATGTGGAAGGGGAGGATTCCGTGTCAGATTTCAGAGGAGCACTCTGA